The following are from one region of the Nicotiana tabacum cultivar K326 chromosome 3, ASM71507v2, whole genome shotgun sequence genome:
- the LOC107828752 gene encoding serine/threonine-protein kinase-like protein CCR1, whose amino-acid sequence MTNGCLTRQGSENPNPGPLFNASLLNEPDLVKRANAATIIHTNNREFEMELEILCSVRHNSIVNLLGYCVEMGEQILVYELMPHGMLYDHLHGGLSCLRWNLRLKIAMQAAKGLEYLHKEVSPPIVHRDVKSSNILLDADWGARIVDFGLLTPNKKDLNGDVTTDVYNFGIVLLEILSGRKAYDRDCTPSSIIIC is encoded by the coding sequence ATGACCAATGGATGTCTTACACGTCAAGGGAGTGAAAACCCTAACCCTGGTCCCCTCTTTAATGCAAGCCTTTTGAATGAGCCTGATTTGGTAAAGAGAGCCAATGCTGCTACGATTATACACACCAACAATCGAGAATTTGAGATGGAGCTAGAGATCCTCTGCAGTGTTCGCCACAACAGTATAGTTAATTTGTTAGGTTATTGTGTAGAAATGGGGGAGCAGATTCTTGTTTACGAACTCATGCCTCACGGAATGCTTTACGACCATCTCCACGGCGGTCTTTCTTGTCTGAGATGGAACCTTAGGTTGAAGATTGCGATGCAGGCTGCAAAGGGGCTCGAGTACCTTCACAAGGAAGTTTCTCCTCCTATTGTGCACCGTGATGTGAAGAGTTCGAACATTCTGTTGGACGCTGATTGGGGAGCTCGTATTGTAGATTTTGGATTGCTTACACCTAATAAGAAGGATCTTAACGGAGATGTGACAACTGATGTCTATAACTTTGGGATCGTGTTGCTAGAGATTCTTAGTGGAAGAAAAGCTTATGACCGGGATTGCACACCTTCAAGTATTATTATCTGTTAA
- the LOC107828751 gene encoding pentatricopeptide repeat-containing protein DOT4, chloroplastic-like, giving the protein MRVWSCYKKFSSAPATNVRTFLTFEINHLLQLCSNFKAIEQGKQTHQQIIVHGHGHNPFIITKLIRVYAECGNIKSARYLFVELSQRNVFAWTAMLSYFSRNCLIEECVSTYREMKLDGILLDGYVFPLVLKVCAKFSSLATGEQVHKDVVVCGAEWNLQVGHSLIDMYSKCGDIQSAKRVFDLMQEKDLLSWNLIISGYVSNELPDLAVGMFGLMSMEGCQPDIVTFNTVMDAYCRMGRCDEARKIFMLIKDPSIISWTTLISGYSRIGEHNHALDIFREMINRGEVCPDLDCLSSVLASCQLIGDLRSAKEIHAQGIKVEWPFSFYRSSGPALLTLYTKCGRIPDARHVFELMDKTDVVAWNSMIHGFAELGMKGLALEYFKNMIPMGIKINGTTLSSVLPVFDLKYGKQIHAYILRSSLWDVTPIWNALIYMYSKYGCIGNALSVFSHLAHKDIVSWNTIIGGLGMHGLGQDALHLLEKMSHYGIRPNALTFTSVLSACSHAGLVDEGLDIFHRMVEEFGLNPRMEHFTCVVDLLTRAGRLEDATSFIGKMCVKPNKHIWGSLLAAALAHQKVSIGVLASENLVELEPENPGHYITLSNLYTKAGRLSDALAVRKIMETRGLVKDSGCSWVEGN; this is encoded by the coding sequence ATGAGAGTATGGAGCTGCTACAAGAAATTTTCATCTGCGCCAGCAACCAATGTGAGGACATTCTTGACATTCGAAATAAACCATTTACTTCAACTCTGCAGCAATTTCAAAGCAATAGAGCAAGGCAAACAAACCCATCAACAAATTATCGTACATGGTCATGGTCACAACCCATTCATCATTACCAAATTGATACGAGTATATGCTGAGTGTGGCAATATAAAATCTGCTCGCTACCTGTTTGTCGAATTGTCTCAAAGAAATGTTTTTGCCTGGACGGCAATGTTATCATATTTTTCACGTAACTGCCTAATTGAAGAATGTGTGAGTACTTATAGGGAGATGAAACTAGATGGTATATTACTTGATGGCTATGTGTTTCCTCTTGTTCTGAAAGTTTGTGCAAAGTTCTCAAGCCTGGCTACTGGGGAACAAGTACACAAAGATGTAGTAGTATGTGGTGCAGAATGGAATCTCCAAGTTGGCCATTCTTTAATTGATATGTACTCAAAATGTGGTGATATTCAGAGTGCGAAACGGGTGTTTGATTTGATGCAAGAAAAAGATTTGCTTTCATGGAATTTGATTATTTCGGGATATGTATctaatgagttacctgatttggCTGTAGGAATGTTTGGGCTTATGAGTATGGAAGGTTGTCAGCCAGATATAGTCACTTTCAACACAGTAATGGATGCTTATTGTCGCATGGGTCGATGTGATGAGGCTAGGAAAATATTTATGCTTATCAAAGATCCAAGTATAATATCATGGACGACTTTGATATCAGGCTATTCAAGAATTGGAGAGCATAATCATGCATTGGATATTTTTAGGGAGATGATAAATAGAGGAGAAGTTTGTCCTGACCTAGATTGTCTCTCCAGTGTACTTGCGTCATGCCAACTTATCGGGGATTTAAGGAGTGCCAAGGAGATTCATGCACAGGGGATTAAAGTCGAATGGCCTTTTTCTTTTTACAGATCTTCTGGACCTGCGTTACTGACTCTTTATACTAAATGTGGGAGGATTCCAGATGCAAGGCATGTTTTTGAGTTGATGGATAAAACAGATGTTGTTGCCTGGAATTCCATGATTCATGGTTTCGCTGAACTGGGGATGAAAGGTTTGGCTTTGGAGTATTTCAAGAACATGATACCTATGGGAATAAAGATTAATGGGACTACACTTTCAAGTGTTTTGCCAGTTTTTGACCTTAAATACGGGAAACAAATTCATGCTTATATATTGCGGAGCAGTTTGTGGGATGTCACTCCCATTTGGAATGCACTTATTTACATGTATTCAAAATATGGGTGCATTGGAAATGCTTTATCTGTATTTTCTCATCTGGCTCATAAAGATATAGTGTCATGGAATACAATAATTGGTGGGTTAGGGATGCATGGTTTGGGACAAGATGCCCTGCATCTGCTGGAAAAAATGAGTCATTATGGCATTCGACCAAACGCTTTGACATTCACTTCAGTGCTTTCAGCATGCAGTCATGCAGGACTTGTTGATGAGGGGCTAGATATTTTTCACAGAATGGTGGAGGAATTTGGATTGAACCCCAGAATGGAACATTTTACTTGTGTTGTTGATTTACTAACACGAGCTGGTCGGCTTGAAGATGCCACAAGTTTTATAGGAAAAATGTGTGTTAAGCCGAACAAGCATATATGGGGTTCTTTACTTGCTGCTGCTTTGGCACACCAAAAAGTGAGCATTGGAGTTCTTGCTTCAGAGAATTTAGTTGAGTTGGAGCCTGAAAATCCAGGGCATTATATAACATTGTCAAATTTGTATACTAAAGCTGGAAGACTAAGTGATGCTCTTGCAGTGAGAAAGATAATGGAGACGAGGGGATTGGTAAAGGATTCTGGTTGTAGCTGGGTAGAAGGAAATTGA